The sequence AGGCACGGTCCGGAACAGTTTTTCTGTTCCGGACCGTGCCTTTTGGTCTAGGGCCTTGCCTTTTAAGGATCAGCCAGCCCATTCATCGCGCAATACCGAGTAGATGATCTGGTCATGCCATCCACCGTCGCGCCACTGGGCTTGGCGGATCACTCCTTCGCGGGTGAAGCCGAGCTTTTCCAGGCAGCGTTGTTCAGCCGTGTTCTCGGCGGCCGTAGTGGCCTGGATGCGATGGCGCGGATAGTGCGTGAACAGGTAATCGACAAGCTGGCGCTGGGCTTGGGTGCCAAGGGACTTGCCCCGGTATTCCGGGAACAGGCCAATCGCGATTTCCCAGCAGGCCGAGGTGTTGGCCCTGCCCCAGGCTGTACTGGTGAACCAATCGGC comes from Glutamicibacter arilaitensis Re117 and encodes:
- a CDS encoding GNAT family N-acetyltransferase, which gives rise to MAELSLRKLSQMDIDLLEANFQSLHGAGASQWFGFWDTNKLRRRIAEDQLIGSADGALAISLGEQMIGKADWFTSTAWGRANTSACWEIAIGLFPEYRGKSLGTQAQRQLVDYLFTHYPRHRIQATTAAENTAEQRCLEKLGFTREGVIRQAQWRDGGWHDQIIYSVLRDEWAG